From Deinococcus taeanensis, one genomic window encodes:
- a CDS encoding LacI family DNA-binding transcriptional regulator has product MGKPGAPAATIYDVAQRSGVSYQTVSRVINNHANVAAATRERVLKAIEDLNYRPSLLAKSLVTRRSGLLGVVAYGTEQFGPAQVVQSIERSARSQGYEILLVSLREFEQPAMLSAVARLQQFGVDGMVLLSPYDAHDVVRGLTCQVPFILVDATADVDGTTVSIDQFEGAVMAVEHLLSLGHRQVLHLSGPRPWSDAELRYQGYVHTLQRHGLPVLPRFEGDWSPGSGYAAAQQALASGEGFTAIFAGNDQMALGALSALKAAGRNVPGDVALVGFDDTPEAAFFDPPLTTVVQDFGLLGRKSLEELLRLIEQPQSHRRHIVFQPQMRVRASAPAPLPGQASRGPS; this is encoded by the coding sequence ATGGGTAAACCGGGCGCGCCGGCCGCCACCATCTATGACGTCGCCCAGCGGTCCGGGGTGTCATACCAGACCGTGTCACGCGTCATCAACAATCACGCCAACGTGGCGGCCGCCACGCGCGAACGGGTCCTCAAAGCCATTGAGGACCTCAACTACCGTCCCAGCCTCCTTGCCAAAAGTCTCGTCACCCGCCGCTCGGGTCTGCTGGGCGTCGTGGCGTACGGCACCGAACAGTTCGGCCCGGCGCAGGTGGTGCAGAGCATTGAACGCAGCGCCCGCAGCCAGGGCTACGAGATCCTGCTCGTCTCCCTGCGGGAATTCGAGCAGCCGGCCATGCTCAGTGCCGTTGCCCGGCTTCAGCAGTTCGGGGTGGACGGCATGGTGCTCCTCTCCCCGTACGACGCGCATGACGTCGTGCGCGGCCTCACCTGTCAGGTGCCGTTCATCCTCGTGGACGCCACGGCCGACGTGGACGGCACCACCGTCAGCATCGACCAGTTTGAGGGCGCCGTCATGGCGGTCGAACACCTTCTCAGCCTGGGGCACCGTCAGGTGCTGCATCTCAGCGGCCCGCGCCCCTGGAGCGACGCGGAACTGCGCTACCAGGGGTACGTTCACACGCTCCAGCGGCACGGCCTGCCGGTCCTGCCGCGCTTCGAGGGCGACTGGAGCCCAGGCAGCGGTTACGCGGCGGCCCAGCAGGCCCTGGCGTCCGGTGAGGGGTTCACCGCGATATTCGCCGGGAATGACCAGATGGCCCTCGGCGCCCTCAGCGCCCTGAAAGCCGCAGGCCGGAACGTGCCCGGGGACGTGGCCCTTGTGGGCTTCGACGACACGCCGGAAGCGGCCTTCTTCGACCCGCCCCTGACCACTGTCGTGCAGGACTTCGGGCTGCTGGGCCGCAAGAGCCTGGAGGAACTGCTGCGCCTGATCGAGCAGCCCCAGTCACACCGCCGGCACATCGTGTTCCAACCGCAAATGAGGGTGCGCGCCAGCGCTCCTGCCCCTCTCCCGGGGCAGGCGAGCAGAGGACCCAGCTGA
- a CDS encoding serine hydrolase — MRTLAFWTGLISICLLTGLGHAAAASVTPTSSDAALTCAALPSSAVTLPQGAALSPVPPLPITPANQTPVAPDSVPPAPAPLTPPPLPSMVSGRVSFFAAIYDDSGQPVRTITLGNPDAVHPLASTFKPLVVRAILGDVDGGRFKLTSPFTTTVANRSIEGYPQGTNPLQDLVRRAIYESDNTAADILHLAYGPARLAREVNSRSPCTKVLLTTKAWWAAQSGQTPQVMPLDPRTGNVLPRAAAYAQLPFEERVAFAQRLIQESQTLNAPAMNKKLDQYFLGPSYTPDLEVYIQNTSTAWAYSDLMLRTLSGDGLQPVTRALFRTVMATGCCQPKVPKLKPAYWAAKAGSGWRLMTMTGYVEMPDGYNMAYTYLNDRSTTTYAGNMEKQMRPVLGWIEQNLLILRWRP, encoded by the coding sequence GTGCGTACCCTCGCCTTCTGGACCGGCTTGATTTCCATCTGTCTTCTCACCGGGCTCGGCCACGCGGCCGCCGCGTCTGTCACGCCGACATCCAGCGACGCGGCCCTGACCTGCGCCGCGTTGCCCAGCTCCGCCGTGACACTCCCCCAGGGTGCCGCTCTTTCTCCCGTCCCCCCCCTGCCGATAACCCCAGCGAACCAGACGCCCGTCGCGCCGGACTCCGTCCCCCCTGCCCCCGCGCCCCTCACGCCTCCGCCCCTGCCGAGCATGGTGAGCGGCCGCGTGAGCTTCTTCGCGGCGATTTATGACGACAGCGGCCAACCAGTGCGCACCATCACGCTCGGCAATCCCGACGCTGTTCATCCTCTGGCCAGCACCTTCAAGCCGCTGGTGGTGCGCGCCATCCTGGGCGACGTCGATGGCGGGCGCTTCAAGCTGACCAGCCCGTTCACCACCACGGTTGCCAACCGCAGCATCGAGGGGTACCCCCAGGGCACCAATCCCCTGCAGGACCTCGTGCGCCGCGCCATCTACGAGAGTGACAACACGGCCGCGGACATCCTGCACCTCGCTTACGGTCCAGCCCGGCTGGCGCGGGAAGTCAACAGCCGGAGCCCCTGCACGAAGGTGCTGCTGACCACCAAGGCCTGGTGGGCCGCGCAGTCCGGGCAGACGCCGCAGGTGATGCCGCTTGACCCCCGGACCGGCAACGTACTGCCCCGCGCCGCGGCCTACGCGCAACTTCCGTTCGAGGAGCGCGTCGCGTTCGCCCAGCGTCTGATTCAGGAATCGCAGACACTGAATGCCCCGGCGATGAACAAAAAGCTCGACCAGTATTTCCTCGGCCCGTCCTACACGCCGGACCTGGAGGTCTACATCCAGAACACCAGCACCGCCTGGGCCTACAGCGACCTGATGCTCAGGACTCTCTCCGGCGACGGGCTTCAACCCGTCACGCGGGCGCTGTTCCGCACAGTCATGGCCACAGGCTGCTGCCAGCCCAAGGTGCCGAAACTCAAGCCGGCCTACTGGGCCGCCAAGGCAGGCAGCGGGTGGCGACTGATGACCATGACCGGCTACGTGGAAATGCCGGACGGGTACAACATGGCCTACACCTACCTCAACGACCGAAGCACCACCACCTACGCCGGCAACATGGAGAAACAGATGCGGCCGGTGCTCGGCTGGATTGAACAGAACCTCCTGATTCTTCGCTGGCGGCCATGA
- a CDS encoding zinc-dependent alcohol dehydrogenase has translation MTHDAAVLTGPGTFAFTQRALTPPAPGEVTVRVRAVGICGSDIHMYTDGRIGTSEILSPLVLGHEFMGEITRAAPGTVDGTGQPLQVGARVAVEPHVACGHCRACREGHPNLCPDHTFMGVFPRDGALQTHLNVPAHNTFVLPDSVTDLGGAMLEPLGVALHALRLGHVRVGDRAAVVGAGPIGLLLTQLLHLNGVTALHVTEPLPWRRALAAELGATSTDPTFTEEHDSRYDVVFEAAWADGSVQDAARLARPGARVVLVGIPGNDELRVQHSLARRKGLSLILARRMAHTYPEATALVAAGQLDVDRLVSATYPLSQVQRAFEDHAAYRPGVIKLMVTFPHGPA, from the coding sequence ATGACGCACGACGCGGCCGTCCTTACCGGTCCCGGCACCTTTGCCTTCACGCAGCGCGCCCTGACGCCGCCCGCCCCGGGTGAGGTGACGGTGCGGGTGCGCGCCGTGGGCATCTGCGGCTCGGACATTCACATGTACACGGACGGACGCATCGGCACCAGTGAGATTCTGTCCCCACTGGTGCTGGGGCACGAGTTCATGGGGGAGATCACCCGGGCCGCGCCGGGAACGGTGGACGGCACCGGGCAGCCGCTGCAGGTGGGAGCGCGCGTGGCCGTGGAACCACATGTGGCGTGCGGACACTGCCGCGCCTGCCGCGAAGGGCACCCGAACCTCTGCCCGGACCACACCTTCATGGGCGTATTTCCGCGCGACGGCGCCCTTCAGACCCACCTGAACGTCCCGGCGCACAACACCTTCGTGCTTCCGGACAGCGTCACCGACCTGGGCGGCGCGATGCTCGAACCCCTCGGGGTGGCGCTCCACGCGCTGCGGCTGGGGCACGTGCGTGTCGGAGACCGCGCCGCGGTGGTCGGCGCCGGCCCGATCGGGCTGCTGCTCACCCAGCTGCTGCACCTGAACGGAGTCACAGCCCTGCATGTCACCGAGCCGCTGCCCTGGCGCCGCGCCCTGGCCGCCGAACTGGGCGCCACCAGCACGGATCCCACCTTCACCGAGGAACACGACAGCCGCTACGACGTGGTGTTCGAGGCGGCCTGGGCCGACGGGTCCGTGCAGGACGCCGCGCGTCTCGCCCGGCCCGGCGCGCGCGTGGTGCTGGTCGGCATTCCCGGCAACGACGAACTGCGCGTGCAGCATTCACTGGCCCGGCGCAAGGGCCTGAGCCTGATCCTGGCCCGGCGGATGGCGCACACGTACCCGGAAGCGACCGCCCTGGTCGCCGCAGGACAGCTGGACGTGGACCGGCTGGTCAGCGCCACCTATCCCCTCTCGCAGGTGCAGCGTGCCTTCGAGGACCACGCGGCGTACCGCCCGGGCGTGATCAAGCTGATGGTGACCTTCCCGCACGGGCCCGCCTGA
- a CDS encoding L-ribulose-5-phosphate 4-epimerase, whose translation MTPPDAHQALRETLTRLHLELPRNGLVTWTSGNISARLPGGEGLLIKPSGVTFEDLTPQGMVHTDLHGQPAPGTLSPSSDTATHAYIYRHLPHVGGIVHTHSPYATAWAANAREIPCFLTAMADEFGGPIPCGGFAPIGGEEIGAEVVRVLRGHRSPAIILQNHGVFTIGPTPRAALKAAVMAEDVARTAFLATQLGAPAPLAPDDIDRLYDRYTNVYGQRPAPQGEVTR comes from the coding sequence ATGACCCCCCCTGACGCCCACCAGGCCCTGCGTGAAACCCTCACGCGCCTGCACCTGGAACTGCCCCGCAACGGTCTGGTCACCTGGACGAGCGGCAACATCAGCGCCCGCCTGCCCGGCGGGGAGGGCCTGCTGATCAAACCCAGCGGCGTGACCTTCGAGGACCTCACGCCGCAGGGCATGGTCCACACGGACCTGCACGGGCAGCCTGCCCCCGGCACGCTCAGTCCGTCCTCGGACACCGCCACGCACGCCTACATCTACCGGCACCTGCCGCACGTGGGCGGCATCGTGCACACCCACAGTCCCTACGCGACCGCCTGGGCCGCCAACGCCCGCGAGATTCCCTGCTTCCTGACCGCCATGGCCGACGAGTTCGGCGGCCCCATCCCCTGCGGCGGCTTTGCCCCCATCGGCGGCGAAGAGATCGGCGCGGAAGTCGTGCGCGTCCTGCGCGGACACCGCTCCCCGGCCATCATCCTGCAGAACCACGGGGTGTTCACCATCGGCCCCACGCCCCGCGCCGCCCTGAAAGCCGCCGTGATGGCCGAGGACGTCGCCCGCACCGCCTTCCTCGCCACGCAGCTCGGCGCGCCGGCGCCCCTCGCGCCCGACGACATCGACCGGCTGTACGACCGTTACACGAACGTGTACGGTCAGCGCCCCGCCCCACAAGGAGAAGTGACCCGTTGA
- a CDS encoding arabinan endo-1,5-alpha-L-arabinosidase, which translates to MALAAGLGSVLALGGGHATQPVLRGDLNLHDPTVLRLPGGFVAMGTGYEDIDGGTLRLKTSQDGLSWTDAGHLGDRQPAWVRTLLGQNPPNLWAPSLVQAGRTTYLYYAASTFGQNTSGIGLMTNAALNPRHPDQGWVDRGLVLASGRGDPFNAIDPARLDTPDGRAWLAFGSFWDGIKLRELDPSTGQLHPARPTTYALASRGGGAIEAASLVQRSGYTYLFVSFDRCCAGLSSTYRIMVGRAKDVTGPYLDRQGRPLLQGGGTPVQVTQGRFVGPGGQEVFMNGAAPFLAYHYYDAEQGGAPQLQTSPLLWDAAGWPSLPPLPQEAHP; encoded by the coding sequence GTGGCGCTGGCCGCCGGCCTGGGCTCCGTGCTGGCGCTCGGCGGCGGCCACGCCACCCAGCCGGTCCTGCGCGGCGACCTGAACCTCCACGACCCGACCGTGCTGCGGCTGCCCGGCGGATTCGTGGCAATGGGCACCGGGTACGAAGACATCGACGGCGGCACCCTGCGCCTGAAAACGTCCCAGGACGGCCTTTCCTGGACCGACGCCGGGCACCTCGGCGACCGCCAGCCAGCCTGGGTGAGGACCCTGCTGGGCCAGAATCCACCGAACCTCTGGGCGCCCAGCCTGGTCCAGGCCGGGCGCACCACGTACCTGTACTACGCCGCGTCCACCTTCGGGCAGAACACCAGCGGCATCGGCCTGATGACCAACGCCGCCCTGAACCCCCGGCACCCGGATCAGGGCTGGGTCGACCGCGGCCTCGTGCTGGCCAGTGGCCGCGGCGACCCGTTCAACGCCATCGACCCGGCGCGCCTGGACACGCCGGACGGCCGGGCGTGGCTGGCCTTCGGGTCCTTCTGGGACGGCATCAAACTGCGGGAACTGGACCCCTCGACCGGCCAGCTGCACCCGGCGCGCCCCACCACCTACGCGCTGGCCTCCCGGGGCGGCGGGGCGATCGAGGCAGCGAGTCTCGTGCAGCGCAGCGGCTACACGTACCTGTTCGTGTCGTTCGACCGGTGCTGCGCCGGGCTGAGCAGCACCTACCGGATCATGGTGGGCCGCGCGAAAGACGTGACCGGCCCGTACCTTGACCGCCAGGGCCGGCCCCTGCTGCAGGGGGGCGGAACGCCGGTGCAGGTCACGCAGGGCCGTTTCGTCGGACCCGGCGGCCAGGAGGTCTTCATGAACGGCGCCGCTCCGTTCCTGGCGTACCACTACTACGACGCCGAGCAGGGCGGCGCGCCGCAACTCCAGACCAGCCCGCTCCTGTGGGACGCGGCCGGCTGGCCCAGCCTGCCCCCACTGCCCCAGGAGGCCCACCCATGA
- the araA gene encoding L-arabinose isomerase, with translation MKHLAHPRLWFVCGSQHLYGPDTLAQVAEHARVIGQALNDSPSIPLDVAAKGVLTTPEDIRALCLQANADPECAGLILWMHTFSPAKMWIGGLSALNKPFVHLHTQFEQALPWDRIDMDYMNLNQSAHGDREAGFLHTRMRLDRKVVVGHWQDEEVHARLGAWTRAAWAWHDLQGAKFARFGDNMRAVAVTEGDKVSAEMRFGFQVNTYAVGDLAERVNAVPEAEVDALVDTYLSEYDVAPDLRPDGERHASLRDGARLEAGMRAFLEEGGFKGFTDTFEDLHGLPQLPGLATQRLMADGYGFGGEGDWKAAALVRAMKVMAHGLPGGTSFMEDYTYHLAPGQHQVLGAHMLEICPSIAAQQPRLEVHPLGIGGKDDPVRLVFDAQQGPAINVSLIDLGSRFRLIVNEVDAVAHPPLPNLPVARAVWECRPDFKTACAAWIHAGGAHHTGYSYAVTTEMIEDFAAIARVELAVIDADTRLREFRQTLQLSDLYHVLAQGLRA, from the coding sequence TTGAAACACCTCGCTCACCCCCGGCTGTGGTTCGTCTGCGGCTCCCAGCACCTGTACGGCCCCGACACCCTCGCCCAGGTCGCCGAACACGCCCGCGTCATCGGGCAGGCCCTGAACGACAGCCCGTCCATTCCGCTGGATGTGGCCGCCAAGGGCGTCCTGACCACCCCGGAGGACATCCGCGCGCTGTGCCTGCAGGCCAACGCCGACCCCGAATGCGCCGGCCTGATTCTCTGGATGCACACCTTCAGCCCCGCCAAAATGTGGATCGGCGGCCTGAGCGCCCTGAACAAACCGTTCGTGCACCTGCACACCCAGTTCGAGCAGGCGCTCCCGTGGGACCGCATCGACATGGACTACATGAACCTGAACCAGTCGGCGCACGGCGACCGCGAAGCGGGGTTCCTGCACACCCGCATGCGCCTGGACCGCAAGGTCGTGGTCGGGCACTGGCAGGATGAGGAGGTGCACGCCCGGCTGGGCGCCTGGACCCGCGCCGCGTGGGCCTGGCACGACCTGCAAGGCGCGAAGTTCGCCCGGTTCGGGGACAACATGCGCGCCGTGGCCGTCACCGAGGGCGACAAGGTGAGCGCCGAGATGCGCTTCGGCTTCCAGGTGAACACCTACGCGGTGGGTGACCTGGCCGAGCGGGTGAATGCCGTCCCGGAGGCCGAGGTTGACGCGCTGGTCGACACGTACCTGAGCGAGTATGACGTGGCGCCGGACCTCCGCCCGGACGGGGAGCGGCACGCCTCATTGCGGGACGGCGCCCGCCTTGAGGCGGGCATGCGCGCCTTCCTGGAGGAAGGCGGATTCAAGGGCTTCACCGATACCTTTGAGGACCTGCACGGCCTGCCCCAGCTGCCGGGCCTCGCCACGCAGCGCCTGATGGCCGACGGGTACGGTTTCGGCGGCGAGGGGGACTGGAAGGCCGCCGCCCTCGTGCGCGCCATGAAAGTCATGGCTCACGGCCTCCCGGGCGGCACGTCCTTCATGGAGGACTACACGTACCACCTCGCGCCGGGGCAGCATCAGGTGCTGGGCGCCCACATGCTGGAGATCTGCCCGAGCATCGCCGCGCAGCAGCCACGACTGGAAGTGCACCCGCTCGGGATCGGCGGTAAGGACGACCCGGTGCGGCTGGTGTTCGACGCCCAGCAGGGACCGGCCATCAACGTCTCGCTGATTGACCTGGGCAGCCGCTTCCGGCTGATCGTGAACGAGGTGGACGCCGTGGCGCACCCGCCCCTGCCGAACCTGCCGGTCGCGCGGGCCGTGTGGGAATGCCGGCCGGACTTCAAGACGGCGTGCGCCGCGTGGATTCACGCCGGAGGAGCGCACCACACCGGGTACAGCTACGCGGTCACCACGGAAATGATCGAGGACTTCGCCGCGATCGCGCGGGTGGAACTCGCCGTGATCGACGCCGACACCCGCCTGCGTGAGTTCCGGCAGACCCTGCAGCTGAGCGACCTGTACCACGTCCTTGCCCAGGGCCTGCGCGCGTGA